One region of Arthrobacter sp. StoSoilB22 genomic DNA includes:
- the murD gene encoding UDP-N-acetylmuramoyl-L-alanine--D-glutamate ligase yields the protein MGGAAVNESPETLSSNAERLSTLTSWDADWSGLRVVVTGIGVSGFAAADTLIELGAKVVVVDAATSAKAKAQADTLKIVGAVDVLLGEEAVTALPLIDGSLPDLVVTSPGWRPDQALLAAAKRKHIQVWGDVELAWRLRERAGRKTADWLTITGTNGKTTTVGMAESMLQAAGLKAIAVGNVGTPILDALRDPVDYDAFAVELSSFQLHWSHSLSPVASVCLNVAEDHVDWHGSYASYLADKAKVYENTQKAAIYNAEQIETERMVENADVVEGCRAIGFTTNTPAISMVGVVDGLLVDRAFIAERKDSAAELASMSDLGPVAPRHMVANALAAAALVRAYGVDAASVKQGILNYLPGAHRIQLVANHKDVLWINDSKATNPHAASAALSAFQKVVWIAGGLSKGVNYDDLVKEHAPRLKAVVLIGTDTEALEGALQRHAPDVPVITPSRSDTEGVQTAAGDAASPIYGETVMARAVASAAGVATPGDTVLMAPAAASMDQFSSYAHRGDAFVLAVRELVEGQAPTTEE from the coding sequence ATGGGTGGTGCTGCTGTGAACGAAAGCCCGGAAACTCTGTCATCGAACGCTGAGAGGCTCAGCACACTGACCAGCTGGGATGCCGACTGGTCAGGTCTGCGCGTTGTGGTGACAGGTATAGGTGTCTCCGGCTTCGCTGCAGCCGACACACTCATCGAACTCGGCGCAAAAGTTGTTGTGGTTGACGCAGCCACCAGCGCCAAGGCCAAGGCCCAGGCCGACACCCTCAAGATCGTGGGCGCGGTTGACGTGCTGTTGGGGGAGGAAGCCGTGACGGCTCTCCCGTTGATCGACGGAAGTTTGCCGGACCTCGTGGTCACGTCGCCAGGATGGCGCCCGGATCAGGCCCTGCTTGCCGCGGCCAAGCGCAAGCACATCCAAGTCTGGGGCGACGTCGAACTCGCTTGGAGGCTGAGGGAGCGGGCAGGGCGCAAGACCGCGGACTGGCTGACGATTACCGGTACCAACGGCAAGACCACCACGGTTGGCATGGCCGAATCCATGCTGCAGGCGGCCGGGCTCAAAGCAATCGCCGTGGGAAACGTCGGCACCCCTATTCTTGACGCACTCCGGGATCCGGTGGACTACGATGCTTTCGCTGTTGAGCTCTCCAGCTTCCAGCTGCATTGGAGCCACTCGTTGTCTCCTGTAGCGAGCGTCTGCCTGAACGTTGCCGAGGACCATGTTGATTGGCATGGATCCTACGCCTCCTACCTCGCGGACAAAGCCAAGGTGTACGAGAACACCCAAAAGGCGGCGATCTACAACGCCGAACAGATTGAAACTGAACGTATGGTGGAAAACGCCGACGTCGTTGAGGGATGCCGGGCCATCGGTTTCACCACCAACACGCCGGCCATCAGCATGGTGGGCGTGGTGGATGGCCTCCTTGTTGACCGGGCCTTTATTGCCGAACGCAAAGACTCTGCCGCGGAACTTGCCTCAATGTCCGATCTTGGCCCGGTGGCACCCCGCCACATGGTGGCCAATGCCCTTGCGGCGGCGGCCCTGGTGCGGGCCTACGGAGTTGATGCCGCATCCGTGAAACAAGGCATCCTCAATTACCTGCCAGGTGCCCACCGCATCCAGTTGGTGGCGAACCACAAAGACGTCTTGTGGATCAACGACTCCAAAGCAACCAACCCGCACGCAGCCTCCGCGGCACTCTCGGCTTTCCAGAAGGTTGTATGGATTGCCGGCGGGTTGTCCAAGGGCGTCAACTACGACGACCTCGTCAAAGAGCACGCGCCCAGGCTCAAAGCCGTAGTCCTTATCGGAACTGATACTGAGGCACTGGAGGGTGCCCTCCAGCGACACGCACCCGATGTCCCCGTTATCACGCCATCCAGGAGCGACACTGAAGGAGTGCAGACCGCAGCCGGAGACGCCGCTTCGCCCATTTATGGTGAGACCGTCATGGCCCGGGCCGTAGCATCGGCGGCCGGAGTGGCAACGCCCGGCGATACTGTGCTGATGGCACCGGCGGCTGCATCCATGGATCAGTTCTCTTCCTACGCTCACCGTGGCGACGCTTTCGTCCTGGCAGTTCGCGAGCTTGTGGAAGGGCAGGCACCGACCACCGAGGAGTAA
- the ftsW gene encoding putative lipid II flippase FtsW — translation MVSTPTRTRGKEPRDGKPKPASGDGSRPSGLRGHLRGFWESLEGKSKAPNSSTYYLILGCALALTAIGIMMVLSASSVEAISEGKSPYADALKQALFGVVGLIAMYVISRTNVNWMKKLSWWALGAVIVLLALVQVMGNTVNGNKNWIDIGGITLQPSEMAKLILCVWIAAVLARKQKLLNRWMHVIIPVVPGAGLVIALVMLGNDLGTVIVIAAITAAGLYFAGVPGRMLAIAGAVGALGAVLGTISSQNRICRITSWLGTASTQCTEQFDFDFQSTNGMYGLAQGSWTGLGLGQSRQKYNWLPEAHNDFIFAIIGEELGLVGTIVVLVLFAILGIAIFRVVVRQTDPFQRTLAGGIMVWLLGQASMNMAVVTQLLPVVGVPLPFISYGGSALIMSLCGVGVVLSLARGQLPAQQRSGFFPRLMSKTARKRT, via the coding sequence ATGGTCAGCACGCCCACCCGCACCCGCGGCAAAGAACCCCGGGACGGGAAGCCCAAGCCGGCATCAGGTGACGGCAGCCGCCCCTCAGGGCTCCGCGGACACCTGCGTGGCTTTTGGGAGAGCCTTGAAGGAAAGAGCAAGGCACCTAACAGCTCCACCTACTATCTGATTCTCGGCTGTGCCCTCGCGTTGACGGCGATCGGGATCATGATGGTGTTGTCCGCGTCAAGCGTTGAAGCCATTTCCGAGGGCAAGTCGCCGTATGCTGATGCCCTCAAACAGGCGCTCTTCGGTGTGGTTGGACTCATCGCCATGTACGTCATTTCGCGGACCAACGTGAACTGGATGAAGAAACTCTCCTGGTGGGCGCTGGGGGCCGTCATTGTGCTCCTTGCCTTGGTCCAGGTCATGGGCAACACCGTCAACGGCAACAAGAACTGGATCGACATTGGAGGTATCACCCTCCAGCCCTCGGAGATGGCCAAGCTAATCCTCTGCGTGTGGATTGCTGCCGTTCTGGCGCGGAAGCAGAAACTCCTTAACCGTTGGATGCACGTCATCATTCCGGTGGTTCCCGGTGCAGGACTCGTCATTGCCTTGGTGATGTTGGGCAACGACCTCGGAACTGTGATCGTCATCGCGGCCATTACCGCTGCCGGGCTGTATTTCGCCGGCGTTCCCGGCCGCATGCTGGCCATTGCCGGCGCGGTTGGCGCCCTAGGCGCCGTCCTGGGGACCATCAGCAGCCAAAACCGGATCTGCCGGATCACCTCGTGGTTGGGAACAGCCTCCACGCAGTGCACCGAGCAGTTTGACTTCGATTTCCAGTCAACCAATGGCATGTACGGCCTCGCACAGGGGAGCTGGACCGGATTGGGCCTTGGCCAAAGCCGGCAGAAGTACAACTGGCTGCCGGAGGCGCACAACGACTTCATCTTTGCCATTATTGGCGAGGAGCTGGGACTTGTTGGAACCATCGTGGTCCTGGTCCTGTTCGCCATCCTGGGTATCGCCATCTTCCGTGTAGTCGTGAGGCAGACCGACCCGTTCCAACGCACGCTGGCTGGTGGAATCATGGTGTGGCTGCTCGGCCAGGCGAGCATGAATATGGCGGTGGTGACCCAACTTCTTCCTGTGGTGGGGGTGCCCCTTCCGTTCATCTCCTATGGTGGCTCCGCGCTGATCATGTCCCTCTGCGGTGTGGGCGTAGTGTTGTCTTTGGCCCGCGGCCAATTGCCGGCGCAGCAGCGTTCAGGATTCTTCCCGCGCCTCATGTCCAAGACTGCACGAAAGCGTACCTAG
- the murF gene encoding UDP-N-acetylmuramoyl-tripeptide--D-alanyl-D-alanine ligase has translation MIALTAAEIADITHGRLTGDPDIVPTSVVTDSREATPGSLYVAKPGEHADGHDFVDAAFERGAVLVLAEREVTDADGRPYPAVVVNDAVVAMGELAAESVSRIRAERKSLGEDFTVIGITGSAGKTTTKDLLAGVLSTAGATVAPQGSYNGEVGVPLTVFAADAGTRFLVIEMGATGLGHIKYLAEMVKPDIGVVLVVGTAHAGEFGGVENIAKTKGELVEALGERGTAVINLDDGRVSAMRTRTKAKVLGFTASPATTEEVEARNVVVNEQGFPDFDLVLPDGGPAVEVRSRLIGGHHVTNLLAAAAAAFAAGIPAADIASSLSSQSAASRWRMERTEREDGVTIINDAYNANPESMRAALRTLADLGQGRRTWAVLGAMLELGEDSIREHTAVGTQVVRLNISRLVVVGREARALYVSAIQEGSWGDECSFTETVEEAYELLQNELEPGDLVLFKSSNGVGLRHLGDRIALPPRAEPTGDNADEAAASEGNELL, from the coding sequence ATGATTGCACTTACTGCGGCGGAGATCGCCGACATCACCCATGGCCGATTGACCGGAGATCCGGACATCGTCCCCACCTCCGTCGTCACTGATTCCCGGGAAGCGACGCCCGGATCGTTGTATGTGGCCAAACCCGGCGAGCACGCTGATGGGCATGACTTCGTCGATGCCGCATTCGAACGCGGTGCCGTCCTGGTTCTCGCCGAACGTGAAGTGACCGACGCCGACGGCCGCCCTTATCCCGCCGTCGTGGTTAACGACGCTGTGGTGGCCATGGGCGAGCTGGCAGCGGAATCTGTCAGCCGCATCCGCGCTGAGCGTAAGAGCCTCGGCGAGGACTTCACCGTCATAGGGATCACCGGTTCTGCGGGCAAAACCACCACCAAGGACCTCCTTGCCGGTGTATTGTCCACCGCCGGTGCCACGGTGGCGCCGCAAGGCTCCTACAACGGCGAGGTAGGTGTGCCGCTGACGGTCTTTGCCGCGGACGCCGGAACCCGCTTCCTGGTGATCGAGATGGGCGCTACCGGCCTGGGCCACATCAAGTACCTGGCCGAGATGGTCAAGCCGGACATCGGTGTGGTTCTGGTGGTTGGCACGGCCCACGCCGGTGAATTCGGAGGCGTTGAGAACATCGCCAAGACCAAGGGCGAATTGGTGGAAGCACTGGGGGAGCGCGGCACGGCTGTGATCAACCTCGATGATGGCCGCGTCTCTGCCATGCGCACCCGGACCAAGGCCAAAGTGTTGGGCTTCACGGCCTCGCCGGCCACCACTGAAGAAGTGGAAGCGCGCAACGTTGTGGTCAATGAGCAAGGCTTTCCTGATTTTGATTTGGTGCTGCCCGACGGCGGCCCGGCCGTTGAGGTGCGAAGCCGCCTGATCGGTGGTCACCATGTCACCAATCTGTTGGCAGCAGCCGCCGCCGCGTTCGCCGCAGGCATCCCGGCCGCTGACATCGCATCCTCGCTCAGCTCCCAGTCCGCAGCCAGCCGCTGGCGGATGGAACGGACTGAACGTGAAGACGGCGTCACCATCATCAACGATGCTTATAACGCCAACCCCGAATCGATGCGGGCTGCCCTGCGCACGCTGGCGGATCTGGGACAAGGCAGAAGGACGTGGGCAGTTCTGGGAGCCATGCTCGAGCTGGGCGAGGACTCCATCCGTGAACACACTGCAGTGGGCACCCAAGTGGTCCGCCTGAACATTTCCAGGCTGGTGGTGGTGGGCCGTGAAGCCCGTGCGCTCTACGTCTCCGCCATCCAGGAAGGCTCCTGGGGTGACGAATGTTCCTTCACCGAGACAGTGGAAGAAGCCTACGAGCTCCTTCAAAATGAGCTGGAGCCCGGCGACCTGGTGCTCTTCAAGTCCTCCAACGGTGTGGGCCTTCGGCATTTGGGTGATCGGATAGCATTACCTCCACGGGCCGAGCCCACCGGAGACAACGCGGATGAAGCTGCCGCAAGCGAAGGGAACGAGCTGCTGTGA
- the murC gene encoding UDP-N-acetylmuramate--L-alanine ligase, whose amino-acid sequence MTTSIARLESLGRVHFIGIGGVGMSAVARIMVARGIPVSGSDVKDLPVMRDLAVAGARIAVGYDAGNLGDAQTVVAGSAIRDDNPELVAARQTGLPVLHRSEALAATMAGHRVVTVAGTHGKSTTTSMVAVLLKEAGLDPSFAIGANVPALGVNAAHGESDIFVAEADESDGSFLNYRPLIAVVTNVEADHLDHYGTPEAVFASFDEFAALLPSNGVLLACADDAGALALAERTASKGITRVLTYGTSSAADVRLHDGGPGDVSVALGGAVHGLELQVPGRHNALNAAAAFAVAVELGVEPGAAAAALGHFTGASRRFEFKGQGRGVRVYDDYAHHPTEVRAALSAARSVAAGKKVHVLFQPHLFSRTREFATEFAAALDMADTALILDIYPAREDPIPGVTSTLITDHLVNGRLVSAGEAVDAVVDAASDGDVVLTVGAGDVTAYGPAIVAALDG is encoded by the coding sequence ATGACCACCAGCATCGCCCGGCTCGAGTCCCTCGGACGCGTCCACTTCATTGGAATCGGCGGAGTGGGAATGTCCGCCGTCGCGCGCATTATGGTGGCGCGGGGCATCCCCGTCAGCGGCAGCGATGTCAAAGACCTGCCCGTGATGCGTGACCTCGCCGTGGCAGGTGCGCGTATTGCGGTCGGCTACGACGCCGGAAACCTGGGCGATGCCCAGACGGTCGTGGCTGGTTCAGCCATCCGGGACGACAACCCGGAGTTGGTGGCGGCGCGTCAGACCGGGTTGCCCGTGCTTCACCGTTCGGAAGCTTTGGCCGCCACCATGGCCGGGCACCGGGTTGTCACCGTGGCAGGTACCCACGGCAAATCCACTACTACGTCGATGGTTGCGGTACTCCTCAAGGAAGCCGGTCTGGATCCCTCCTTCGCGATCGGCGCGAACGTGCCGGCACTGGGCGTCAACGCAGCCCACGGTGAATCCGATATTTTCGTGGCAGAGGCCGATGAGTCGGATGGGTCATTCCTCAACTACCGTCCGTTGATTGCGGTGGTTACCAATGTCGAAGCGGATCACTTGGATCACTACGGAACACCGGAGGCCGTCTTCGCGTCCTTTGATGAGTTCGCCGCGCTCCTGCCTTCCAACGGCGTCCTGCTGGCATGCGCCGACGACGCCGGTGCCCTGGCCTTGGCGGAACGGACAGCCTCAAAGGGGATAACGCGCGTCCTGACGTACGGAACATCATCTGCTGCCGATGTCCGGCTTCATGACGGCGGTCCGGGCGATGTATCCGTTGCCCTGGGCGGAGCCGTCCATGGCCTTGAACTGCAAGTGCCGGGACGGCACAACGCCCTGAACGCCGCAGCGGCGTTCGCAGTCGCCGTCGAACTCGGCGTGGAACCGGGCGCTGCCGCGGCTGCGCTGGGCCACTTTACCGGTGCTTCACGTCGCTTTGAGTTCAAAGGCCAGGGCAGGGGAGTGCGGGTCTATGACGACTACGCCCACCATCCCACCGAGGTCCGCGCAGCATTATCGGCAGCGCGCTCAGTGGCAGCCGGCAAGAAGGTGCACGTCCTTTTCCAGCCGCACCTGTTTTCGCGGACCCGTGAGTTCGCCACGGAGTTCGCCGCTGCTTTGGACATGGCGGACACCGCATTGATTTTGGACATCTATCCTGCCCGCGAAGATCCCATCCCGGGGGTCACGAGCACGCTGATCACCGATCACTTGGTGAACGGCCGGCTCGTTTCAGCCGGTGAGGCCGTGGACGCCGTGGTGGACGCTGCAAGCGACGGCGACGTGGTCCTGACGGTCGGGGCCGGAGACGTCACTGCCTACGGGCCTGCCATCGTGGCGGCATTGGATGGCTAA
- the murG gene encoding undecaprenyldiphospho-muramoylpentapeptide beta-N-acetylglucosaminyltransferase: MTFDSANAPKPLSVVLAGGGTAGHVSPLLAIADAIKDKRPEAAIMAVGTPSGMETRLVPAAGYQLATIDRVPFPRRPSADLLKLPARLSGAVRQARHILEASGADVLVGVGGYVCTPMYLAARKLRIPIVIHEANMKAGLANRVGARFSKHVAVAFAGTRLRGARHVGMPMRRAISQVDRAVAAPAAKAALGLDAHRPALIVTGGSSGALSINRAITAALPALAAAGIQTLHITGKGKAVKDDDGGLLAADGYRQVEYVDGMENVYAAADVILARAGAGTVSEVAAVGVPAVFVPLPIGNGEQALNAAPLVAAGGALMIDDKDLSPEWLRTELIPLLTNRSKLNDMARKSEALGIRNADQRMADLVLEAVSA, encoded by the coding sequence ATGACTTTTGACTCCGCAAACGCGCCCAAGCCGTTGTCCGTCGTCCTTGCCGGCGGCGGGACAGCCGGTCACGTCAGCCCGCTGTTGGCGATTGCCGACGCCATCAAGGACAAACGTCCGGAGGCCGCCATCATGGCTGTAGGGACGCCGTCGGGCATGGAAACCCGTCTCGTCCCGGCGGCCGGGTACCAGCTCGCAACCATCGACCGTGTTCCCTTTCCGCGGCGGCCGTCAGCGGACCTCCTGAAGCTGCCCGCCCGCTTGAGCGGCGCGGTCCGGCAGGCCCGGCACATTTTGGAGGCCTCCGGCGCGGATGTTCTGGTGGGTGTGGGCGGGTACGTCTGCACGCCCATGTACCTTGCTGCACGCAAACTCCGGATCCCCATCGTCATCCACGAGGCCAACATGAAGGCCGGCCTGGCTAATCGCGTCGGCGCCCGGTTCAGCAAGCATGTTGCCGTGGCATTTGCCGGGACGCGCTTGAGGGGGGCCCGCCACGTGGGAATGCCCATGCGCCGGGCTATCTCGCAAGTGGACAGGGCTGTTGCGGCGCCTGCGGCAAAGGCCGCGCTGGGGCTTGATGCCCACCGTCCGGCCTTGATCGTCACAGGCGGCTCCTCAGGGGCGTTGAGCATCAATCGTGCCATCACCGCAGCTCTCCCCGCACTGGCCGCTGCCGGTATTCAGACCCTCCACATCACGGGCAAAGGCAAAGCCGTCAAGGATGACGACGGCGGACTCCTCGCCGCCGACGGCTACAGGCAGGTTGAGTACGTGGACGGCATGGAGAACGTCTACGCCGCTGCCGACGTCATTCTGGCCCGTGCCGGTGCCGGCACCGTCAGCGAGGTAGCGGCTGTGGGAGTCCCCGCAGTGTTCGTGCCCTTGCCCATCGGGAACGGAGAGCAGGCGCTGAACGCCGCCCCCTTGGTTGCCGCAGGCGGTGCACTGATGATCGATGACAAGGATCTCAGCCCGGAGTGGCTCCGGACCGAACTGATTCCGCTGCTGACAAACCGCAGCAAACTCAATGACATGGCTCGGAAATCCGAAGCACTTGGTATCAGAAACGCCGATCAGCGGATGGCTGATCTTGTCTTGGAAGCGGTATCCGCATGA
- the mraY gene encoding phospho-N-acetylmuramoyl-pentapeptide-transferase, whose translation MIALLIGAGVALLVALIGTPLFIKFLVAKSYGQFIRDDGPTSHHTKRGTPTMGGTVVVAAVLISYFVTHLIMWIMNPASAGPSASGLLLLFLMVGMGFVGFLDDFIKISNKRSLGLNARAKLILQAAVGIIFAVLVLQFPNEDGLRPASTQISLVRDIPWLDLAFGGTVVGAILFVLWSNLIITAATNGVNLTDGLDGLAAGASIMVFGAYTIMGIWQNNQACGSPREAGSGCYQVRDPMDLALLAAILSAALVGFLWWNTSPAKIFMGDTGSLAIGGAVAAFAILSRTELLLAFIGGLFVLITLSVIIQVGFFKLSGGKRVFKMAPLQHHFELKGWAEVTVVVRFWILAGLFVAAGLGIFYAEWVVLL comes from the coding sequence GTGATTGCACTTTTGATCGGCGCTGGCGTCGCCCTTCTGGTGGCCCTGATCGGGACGCCCCTGTTTATCAAGTTCCTTGTGGCCAAGAGCTACGGACAATTCATCCGGGACGACGGACCGACGTCCCACCACACCAAGCGCGGCACGCCCACCATGGGCGGAACCGTAGTGGTGGCCGCGGTACTGATCAGTTACTTCGTGACACACCTGATCATGTGGATCATGAATCCGGCCTCCGCCGGCCCCTCGGCATCTGGACTGCTGCTGCTGTTCCTCATGGTGGGTATGGGTTTTGTTGGCTTCCTAGATGACTTCATCAAGATTTCCAACAAGCGCAGCCTTGGCCTGAACGCACGCGCCAAATTGATCCTGCAGGCAGCTGTGGGCATCATCTTTGCGGTGTTGGTCCTTCAGTTCCCCAACGAGGACGGCCTGCGGCCCGCATCCACGCAAATTTCCCTGGTGCGCGACATTCCGTGGCTGGACCTCGCGTTCGGCGGGACAGTAGTGGGCGCCATCCTGTTTGTGCTCTGGTCCAACTTGATCATCACCGCAGCTACCAACGGCGTTAACCTGACCGACGGCCTGGACGGCCTGGCTGCCGGAGCGTCCATCATGGTCTTCGGCGCTTACACCATCATGGGAATTTGGCAGAACAACCAGGCCTGCGGCTCACCACGGGAAGCCGGCAGCGGTTGCTATCAGGTCCGGGACCCCATGGACCTCGCCCTGTTGGCCGCGATTCTGAGTGCCGCCTTGGTGGGATTCCTGTGGTGGAATACCTCACCTGCCAAGATCTTCATGGGTGACACAGGTTCCTTGGCCATTGGTGGTGCCGTTGCGGCGTTCGCTATCCTCTCACGCACCGAACTCCTGCTTGCGTTCATTGGCGGGCTCTTTGTACTCATTACCTTGTCCGTCATCATCCAAGTGGGCTTCTTCAAGCTGAGCGGCGGGAAACGCGTCTTCAAGATGGCTCCGCTGCAACACCACTTTGAATTGAAGGGCTGGGCAGAAGTTACGGTGGTGGTCCGGTTCTGGATTCTCGCCGGGCTCTTTGTGGCTGCGGGCCTTGGAATTTTCTACGCTGAATGGGTGGTGCTGCTGTGA
- a CDS encoding UDP-N-acetylmuramoyl-L-alanyl-D-glutamate--2,6-diaminopimelate ligase, with product MSEHHEAATSATTPDAGQSGFRPASVAAVPLATIAETLGVAVPDASQDRGVTGISLNSRAVEAGDLYMALPGASRHGADFVPQAIDAGAVAVVTDDAGARQLALAGDQPVPVLIVAEPRTAVGRLAALIYRSQPADGGFPTLYGVTGTNGKTTTTYFINSLLSALKKKPGLIGTIEILAGGAAIPSLLTTPESTDVHALLALMRERGLDAASMEVSSHAISFRRVDGVMFDVAGFTNLTQDHLDLHGSMDEYFRTKAELFTAGRARRAVVTVDDHWGRKLADSADIPVTTLATKPPVEGSADADWSVGSITARGLGSEFELRHVDGRTLHVHTGLPGDFNVANAALATIMVLASGVDEKTLQTALDAHDPFTVAVPGRMQLVSAEPASVVDFAHNPDALSRALEAVRSPKEGSRVIVVFGATGQRDQGKRPTMGAIAARLADVVIISDDDPHDEDAAAIRAEVLQGAYAARDSEDLSSEIIESYPRDAAIRLAVNVATKDDTILIAGRGHEVWQEVKGVNLALDDRVELRAALTSKGFSVSTDQRIES from the coding sequence GTGTCAGAGCACCATGAGGCAGCTACCAGCGCCACGACCCCGGACGCCGGCCAGAGCGGCTTTCGCCCCGCATCCGTGGCTGCAGTGCCGTTGGCCACCATCGCGGAAACACTCGGTGTTGCCGTTCCTGACGCCAGCCAGGACAGGGGAGTGACGGGCATTTCCCTCAACTCGCGGGCTGTCGAAGCCGGCGACCTCTATATGGCCCTGCCCGGAGCCTCCCGCCATGGTGCGGACTTCGTTCCGCAGGCTATTGACGCAGGTGCGGTTGCCGTCGTGACGGACGACGCCGGAGCGCGCCAGCTGGCGCTTGCAGGTGACCAGCCCGTACCGGTACTTATTGTCGCCGAGCCGCGTACCGCCGTCGGACGCCTGGCCGCCTTGATCTATCGCAGCCAGCCGGCGGATGGCGGGTTCCCGACTCTGTACGGGGTTACGGGTACCAACGGAAAGACCACCACCACCTATTTCATCAATTCCTTGCTGAGCGCCTTGAAGAAGAAGCCCGGCCTGATCGGGACCATCGAGATCCTTGCGGGCGGGGCGGCGATCCCCAGCCTCCTCACGACCCCGGAGTCCACGGATGTCCATGCGTTGCTGGCTCTGATGCGCGAACGGGGCTTGGACGCGGCATCCATGGAAGTTTCATCCCACGCGATCTCCTTCCGCCGGGTGGACGGAGTGATGTTCGACGTTGCCGGCTTCACCAATCTCACCCAGGACCATCTGGACCTTCATGGCAGCATGGACGAATACTTCCGAACCAAGGCGGAACTCTTCACTGCCGGAAGGGCCAGGCGCGCGGTGGTCACAGTGGACGATCACTGGGGCCGCAAGCTGGCCGATTCAGCCGACATCCCGGTAACCACCCTCGCAACCAAGCCCCCCGTTGAGGGCAGCGCCGACGCCGACTGGAGCGTTGGGTCCATCACGGCGCGGGGGCTGGGGTCGGAATTTGAGCTCAGGCACGTCGACGGCCGAACCCTTCACGTCCACACCGGCCTGCCGGGAGACTTCAATGTGGCCAATGCAGCCCTGGCTACGATCATGGTCCTGGCATCCGGCGTCGACGAAAAGACGCTCCAGACTGCCTTGGATGCGCATGACCCCTTCACTGTTGCGGTCCCCGGACGCATGCAGCTCGTTTCAGCAGAGCCTGCCTCGGTTGTTGATTTTGCCCACAATCCGGACGCTCTGTCCCGTGCCCTGGAAGCCGTTCGTTCTCCGAAAGAGGGATCGCGGGTCATCGTGGTCTTCGGTGCAACGGGCCAGCGCGACCAAGGCAAGCGGCCCACCATGGGCGCAATCGCTGCCCGCCTGGCCGACGTCGTGATCATCAGCGATGACGATCCCCACGACGAAGACGCAGCAGCCATCCGGGCCGAGGTCCTCCAGGGCGCCTACGCTGCACGGGACTCCGAGGACCTGAGTAGCGAAATCATCGAGTCTTATCCAAGGGATGCCGCCATCAGACTGGCCGTCAACGTGGCCACCAAAGACGACACCATCCTCATCGCCGGGCGTGGCCACGAGGTGTGGCAGGAGGTCAAGGGCGTGAATCTTGCCTTGGACGACAGGGTGGAGTTGCGGGCCGCCTTGACATCCAAGGGATTCAGCGTTTCAACGGACCAGCGGATAGAGTCCTAA
- a CDS encoding FtsQ-type POTRA domain-containing protein, with product MANTRKPTFKPATEPRPGKAERSGGDPMEVISAQRSVDTDLKAPVASGRPSKPGGAAKAGKAPGTDNVIAFPEPRNRRQRRLVLWTLSMVALVVGSLIAGAIFSPVLAVRTITVDGTSLVTPDAVQKALSGLEGKPLPQVSEQEINELLKPLVQVRSATMEARPPSELLVHVDERVPVALLKQGDSYVMVDVDGVQLGATQDLAAVALPLIDAGVGTTNTELFKAIAAVLDTLPTDILARMSTASAASPDAVELKLVDGKTVVWGNAEDRELKAKALEALLRMPADPKVPVSIYDVSVPRHPFTK from the coding sequence ATGGCTAACACCCGGAAACCCACCTTCAAACCGGCCACGGAGCCGCGCCCCGGCAAGGCGGAGAGGTCCGGAGGTGACCCAATGGAGGTCATCAGTGCACAACGATCTGTTGACACTGACCTCAAGGCCCCGGTGGCGTCGGGTCGCCCCTCGAAGCCTGGCGGTGCCGCGAAGGCCGGCAAGGCGCCAGGGACTGACAACGTCATTGCTTTTCCTGAGCCCAGGAACCGACGTCAGCGGAGACTGGTGCTCTGGACGCTCTCGATGGTGGCTTTGGTGGTCGGATCCTTGATCGCAGGGGCCATCTTTTCTCCCGTGTTGGCAGTGCGCACCATAACCGTGGACGGAACATCGCTTGTGACGCCGGATGCGGTGCAAAAGGCGCTGTCAGGCTTGGAAGGCAAGCCGTTGCCGCAAGTCAGCGAACAGGAGATCAACGAGCTCCTGAAACCACTTGTCCAGGTCCGTTCGGCAACCATGGAAGCACGGCCGCCGTCCGAGTTGCTGGTGCACGTGGACGAGCGCGTTCCTGTGGCACTGCTCAAGCAGGGTGACAGCTACGTGATGGTGGATGTAGATGGCGTTCAACTCGGAGCGACGCAGGATTTGGCCGCCGTAGCCCTGCCGTTGATCGACGCTGGCGTGGGCACCACCAACACGGAGTTGTTCAAGGCGATTGCCGCTGTTCTGGACACCCTGCCCACGGACATCCTTGCCAGGATGTCTACCGCCTCTGCAGCCTCGCCCGACGCCGTTGAGCTGAAACTGGTGGACGGAAAGACGGTAGTCTGGGGCAATGCCGAGGACAGGGAACTGAAGGCCAAGGCACTCGAGGCGTTGCTGAGGATGCCGGCGGACCCAAAGGTCCCGGTCAGTATCTACGACGTCAGTGTTCCCCGGCATCCATTCACAAAATAG